The Salvelinus namaycush isolate Seneca chromosome 31, SaNama_1.0, whole genome shotgun sequence genomic interval catgtcttctctacttttggtggccttaacttcatgttgttGTGCAAGTATAATATTGACAAAattccagtgaaactttctgcttttcatcggcaggttttcttgtcatggtccttaatttataaacacaatttttctccacacagatattatatatggaataatctggatatattgtataaaaatacttctttgtttttagaatattggttccgaaataatatcctattggtgagccaactggtaaatgcagagggtcttttactcagttataaggaattcttatctctttacaaggtccctgtaacaccaaaagattttgcaattgttttagacgcCATTCCGTCAGGTGTTGCTttgttattcaggaacgtgtcaagacctgaccctcagagcctaccttctattgaccctgttgactcatcagtaggaaagatttgtttctcttttggcccattcaacaacagagccttgtttcagcaggatgttgtatctataccttatgtcatgccttattggaatggatttattgataatatctgttgggaaaaagtttggatgttgccacacacatacctactggttaacaaaattaaggaggtttcctttaaaattattcatcAATATTaccctgccaaccactatatgaagaagtttaaggaaaacagAAATTtaaattgctccttttgtaatgaccacccagaaacagtgttgcatcttttttggcattgtatacatgtaagaaaactgtggcaagacatcagtagatttataattgaacacatttatgaagattttacactattgtggagagatgtactgcttggattctttacatatgataaaaataagctgaaacatttttatgtaattaatttcattattcttttggccaaatttcatatacacaaatgtaaatttactaacaaaaaaacacattttcttaccctataaaaagaaattgaactgtattttaagactattaaatactctactaacaaaaaagctgttagaattgtaagtgtatgtatgtcccttaaggtccttgtgtaattgtaatgtgatattgtaccccctagctcgattgtccattatatataatctatatatacttgtgttcccttatgtactttctgtattgatttgttgttaataaaataaaaataaatacattttaaaaaagagAGATGCTGTACTATTAGACACTCATTGGcccccatacaaaaactccttgcttTGTGTGCGAAAACTaaaaacgccacctgctggagagAGACAGGTTTTGCGCCGAGTTGGGCCTCTCGCTTCCATTTTGTAAAGTTTGTGAAAGCAcaaagactacattacccatctcgcTTCCTCTTTGGTAAAGTTTGTGAAAGCACAacgactacattacccatctcgcACTGGGCACGCACGGATCCGACGAAACAAATAAGGATGCAGCGAGACAAAACAGGAAACGCCGCCGGGGCTGAAAAGTATGAATATATTCATATCTAATGTCCATTGTGAGATTTAACGTTGTTTAGAACATATATTATCTAATTCTGCTTGATTTGGTGTACTTATGTTAGAGTAACATTTGGTAATTCTGGCGAAACCTTTCCCTAACGTGACCTTTTACTTTTCTAAGGCCTGACCGGGAGGCCGCCATTATGTCCAAATACTACGACGGAGTCGAATTCCCTTTCTGTGATGAGTTTTCTAAATATGAAAAGCTTGCCAAGATCGGCCAAGGGACCTTTGGGTAACATTTCTAGTGGTTATTTAGTGAAAAGGTTTCCGACAACAACATCGCTAACGTTAAGGAGAACGTGCCTGACTgcaagctagctacagtagcttgtTTTCTTGAAAGACAACTAACGTTAATATATCCAGCTAGTTTAGCAATCTAAAATGCATTTGTCGACACCTGCATATGCTGTTTTATCAACGCCTGTGTTGATAGTGACGTTAGGTTCTGAGTTCATAACCTGAATATAAACATAACTAAGGTAACTTCACGTTAGCCAGTTTCAGAAGAACACTTAGCATATTTGATATTCTTGTCATTGGCACACGTTCTATATTTTCATCTTACCATACTTTACCTTTCCAGGGAGGTGTTCAAAGccaaacacagacagactgggAAGAAGGTAGCACTGAAGAAAGTGTTGATGGAGAATGAGAAAGAAGGGGTAAGAGGGACAACAAAGCCACGTCTCTAGCTATCTGCCCTGCATGAGATTAATATCAACATTCCAACATTATACACACAGAAGATGCATGCTGTCAAACTGTATCATTTTTATTGGATAGGCTAGTGGTAAACAATGGCACACTATAAACATACATGGATGCAAATAGTAATCTTCTTTGTCACAGTTTCCTATCACTGCTTTGAGAGAGATCAAGATTCTGCAGCTCTTGAAACATGAGAACGTTGTCAACCTCATAGAGATCTGTCGAACCAAAGGTGAGTGTCAGTCATGCATTCCCAGTAGCAACCTACAGCTTGCATGGGGCCGTCCATATTGTTCGTGGTCAAAAAGCAGTATTGGATTACCAATCCAGACTTGTGTGTGGAGTGGTTGCGTGTGTGAATAAGAAATGTTGTGTGTGTAATTACTCAATCGATTTTCTCATCAACACACAGCCACCCAGTTCAACCGCTACAAAGGAAGCATCTACCTGGTGTTTGACTTCTGTGAGCACGACCTGGCAGGGTTGCTAAGCAACGCCAATGTGAAATTCACCCTGGCTGAGATCAAGAAGGTGATGCAGATGCTGCTGAATGGACTCTACTATATCCACAGAAACAAGGTGAGGCTACGGTCCATTTATGACAGACTCCCATCCATAGTCACTGTAACCTAGAAAGGGAAAAACTAATGATCATAGACAGCACAGTAGGGTTTGGATCAAAGCTGTAGTTTGTAAAGGGTGAAACGTTTTTAGACTGAATTTGATTCCTATTGTACAATACAACAAACCTGTATCATCATTGCTGGTCTTTTCACCAAATGCACTGCATGTTGAAATCAGCCATTTAACATTGTGCCTCTCGGTGGACACCTTCCTCCTCTCAGATCTTACACAGAGACATGAAGGCGGCCAACGTGCTCATCACCCGAGACGGCGTGCTGAAGCTGGCAGACTTTGGGCTGGCGCGAGCCTTCAGCCTGGCCAAAAACAGCCAGGGCAACCGCTACACCAACCGTGTGGTCACACTCTGGTACAGGCCCCCAGAGCTGCTGCTAGGTAAGGAACCCATCTGTCTGGAGCATAGTGTAGGGTACATACCCAAATCCCCTAGCGCAGCGTTTCCcaaacctctcctccagtacccccagccaGTCCACTTTTGTGCCGTATTCGAGAACTAACAGCTGATTTAACTAATGAAGGACTTGATAATTGGGTGACCATTTTGAATCAGCTTAGCTACTTCTGGAAAACATCAAGGAAGTGGGGGTAGTCAAGGAGCGGTCTGGGCAAAGGACATTTTTTCAAAAGGTGGCATTTCTATAAAAGCTATATGTAACTGTCTCTATAAATaactatttttttttacacaatcCCAGGCTATTTATACAGTTACAAGACATTGATATGCTGAGCTTGCTTGTAGCAATATGTGTAATTTAATGGCATGTAAACTGAGAGCTACATTGTTTTGTCAGGCGAGAGAGACTACGGGCCTCCCATTGACCTGTGGGGTGCAGGCTGCATCATGGCGGAGATGTGGACACGCAGTCCCATCATGCAAGGCAACACAGAACAGCACCAGCTCACACTCATCAGTCAGCTGTGTGGCTCTATCACGGCAGAGGTATGCACACAAaccacactcaaacacacacacacggacgcataCCCACACACAAACCATATCAGGGTCAATTACAGTCAATAACATTCAGCCGTGGGCTGAGTTTTCCTTGAGCTGATGATCGGGGTGGGGGGGGACATTGTTATAAATTACTTGTACACTGCCAATTGAGCtcaagaatcccaaacagatagtatttgacaaaaacagaataatttcCAACCTTTATTACAATGGGATACGATCACATGTTCCTCTATTTATGTATGGGAATACTTGAACCGATTACCTAAATTAAAATAACCTGATTTCTGACACTGAGCTGATTTCTTTGATTTTACATTTCTATGTCCAAGGAACTTAATAAACACCACAGTGTAACCACCAGTTTAACACAAACAAATTCTCATTCACCATTCAATTCCTAACCTGAACTCTTCCCCCATCAGGTATGGCCAGGCGTGGACAAGAAGTACGAGCTTTACCAGAAGATGGAGCTCCCTAAGGGCCAGAAGAGGAAAGTGAAGGACCGCCTCAAAGCCTATGTCAAGGACCCGTACGCCCTGGACCTGATTGACAAGCTCCTAGTCTTAGACCCGGCGCAGAGGACGGACAGCGACGATGCTCTGAACCACGACTTCTTCTGGTCGGACCCCATGCCCTCGGACCTGAAGAACATGCTCTCCACACACAACACGTCCATGTTTGAGTACCTGGCCCCGCCCCGCCGGAGAGGTCACATGCCCCAGCAGCCGGCCAATCAGAACAGGAACCCGGCCACGACGAGTCAGACGGAGTTTGACCGGGTGTTTTGATTGGACTAAGGAGTTGGAGGAGGGCGAGTGGCAGACTGTTGCAAGGCAGAAAGTGGCGAGGCCCAGTTGGCGTAAGACTGATCTTAGGGAACTGTAGCGTTCTTTCCAAGTGGAGGCTATTGTGGAGGCAACACGAGGAAAATGTGGACGTTTCTTCAAGCAGTATTGTTCTACTGTTCATGTTCTATCACATTAGTCTGTCCTCTGCCTCGGACATTTGATAAAGCGTTGAGATAGTACTGTGTTGTTATTGGGTGGGATTTCAATTCAATAACTCATTTGCTTCTTCTTACGCTTACTTGACCTTGTCTTGGAAGATGTGAAAGGTTTTATAGGGTGTAAAGGATTTGTGAGGAACTAGGCCTACGCTTCAGCTACGTGACTGCTAGATGGAGCTGTAGCTCTCACAAAACCTGCCCAGTCCTTTCAGAGTCAACAAAGACAGGAAGCAAATTATTGGATTGGTATCCAGCACTCCATGGGCATAGACGTGCGTTCAGTGGGTTGCTCCGAGAACAATACCTCTAGTGTTGGAACACGTCcaagaaccacacacacacacaaaggattGACACAAGCCATCAAGACAGCGATTCTTATCGCTAGAACCAATAGTTTCCTCTTTTTTTTCACTGTTttgttcattttaaaacatttctttTTTATATTGTACGATCATGAGTTTTGCCAGGTATCTTTGTGGTGTATGCGATACGTTGTCAGTATAGTTACACTAATAAACCTCACTGATACACTGCCATTTATTGTCCTGGAATTATTGTCCTGTCTGACATCACCCTATGGAGAATGGCAACATGGAATCTTATAGCAGGTTTAAAAAGCATATTTCCgtctagatttttttttaaaatacgAATTGAGACAAGCGAGCCATTTGACTATAAAGCCACCCTATATGTGCATTGATAATGGTGGTTTATAGAAAATTTCACCAATGACTTATCGTTCCCAAACAACCATTTGGCACTTatttcggtatagctagagagagttaggccaggattcaatccgaTCACTCTTTGTTCTCTATGTACCATTTAAAGGTCATTTTAGAATGAGCCGACATGCAGCATTCACCGTGAATGCAGTCCGCTAACACGGGAACATTGCATAGCCAACAAAGCGTGAtcggattgaatcctggccttaGGGTTCAGGTAAGCAATGGTTCCAGGCCTCAGCAATAGTAAAGCTCCACTTCAACTATTCTGTCACCTACTTGCTCAGATGGATGTGGTAGAATCTAGATGTGCTTGGGATTTAAAAAAAGGGCATTTGCAGATTCCCTGTAACTATTTTGTATACCATTACAGTACTACTGTTTACAGTTGTGGGAAAAATTATTACCAATCTTTTTCTGAGAACAACTgtccagggatgggcaactgaaCTGTAGGCATGCGGATCCATTTGGGTCTCAACTTCTTGTTAAGAGTTAAATTAGTAGAATTGATAAGGTGAAATTTGGTTATGCATCAGCAGTtctgttatgtcagtcactgacagagactcaattagcccatgtcagctaaaagTTTTatatttaacaaaaatataaacgcaacatgttaagTACTGGTTTCATGacttgaaataaaagatcccagaaatattccacAAGCACAAATAGCTTATTTCCTGCAAATTTTGTGCGAAAATttggttacatccctgttagtgatgtttttattcttaatccatccacctgacaagtgtggcatatcaagaagatgattaaacagcatgatccacaggtgcaccttgtgctgggggcaaaaGGCcattttaaaatgtgcagttttgtcacaatgcCACGGATgagtcaagttttgagggagtgtgcaattgtcaCAATGACTGCAGGAaagtctaccagagctgttgccagagaatttaatgttaatttctctaccataagccgtctccaacttctttttagaaaatttggcaatacgtccaaccggtctcacaaccgcagaccacgtgtaaccacgccaacccaggacctgTAAATCTGGCTTCTGCACCTGCAGGATCGtcgggggagaggggggggggggggggtacggatgggtatttctgtctgtaataaagcccttttgtggggaaaaactcattctgattggcaggGCCGGTCCTTGCCGCTCTGCCGCCATGGGCGGGACCAAAAAATACAGCCCCCAtctaaaaaaagaaaagaaatccAGACGAAGTTATGTTTaatttaggttctgaatgaaaggtaTGTTTAAAGTCCTTTTCCAGGACGTAGAAAAATAGTTTTTTCCCGGATGTTGAAATCAGATATATTTtcagttctgaatgaaagttgaaaatatgtatttttggaTTTTGAAATCAGCCTAATTTCTGGTTGATAAAAAGTCAtttatagacgtctatgtttgggctaaatcaaggctggtccagaccggacgaaatctgaaccaaacatagacgtttatgattggttcagatttggtccggactATTTGCTCAGAGAAACCTGTATGATGTAAAAAGTGTCAgtctcattacattgtcatacattttatgtccagcctgtaggctacagaaaaggaCACGTACCTCATCCTttatctgctacatgatttatgttagatcattttttggacagaacattggTGGAGCACTACAGAGATGCATCTCTCCAACAGTACCCTGGAGCGGCACGCTGGGAATGGAC includes:
- the cdk9 gene encoding cyclin-dependent kinase 9 isoform X3, which encodes MENEKEGFPITALREIKILQLLKHENVVNLIEICRTKATQFNRYKGSIYLVFDFCEHDLAGLLSNANVKFTLAEIKKVMQMLLNGLYYIHRNKILHRDMKAANVLITRDGVLKLADFGLARAFSLAKNSQGNRYTNRVVTLWYRPPELLLGERDYGPPIDLWGAGCIMAEMWTRSPIMQGNTEQHQLTLISQLCGSITAEVWPGVDKKYELYQKMELPKGQKRKVKDRLKAYVKDPYALDLIDKLLVLDPAQRTDSDDALNHDFFWSDPMPSDLKNMLSTHNTSMFEYLAPPRRRGHMPQQPANQNRNPATTSQTEFDRVF
- the cdk9 gene encoding cyclin-dependent kinase 9 isoform X1, which gives rise to MQRDKTGNAAGAEKPDREAAIMSKYYDGVEFPFCDEFSKYEKLAKIGQGTFGEVFKAKHRQTGKKVALKKVLMENEKEGFPITALREIKILQLLKHENVVNLIEICRTKATQFNRYKGSIYLVFDFCEHDLAGLLSNANVKFTLAEIKKVMQMLLNGLYYIHRNKILHRDMKAANVLITRDGVLKLADFGLARAFSLAKNSQGNRYTNRVVTLWYRPPELLLGERDYGPPIDLWGAGCIMAEMWTRSPIMQGNTEQHQLTLISQLCGSITAEVWPGVDKKYELYQKMELPKGQKRKVKDRLKAYVKDPYALDLIDKLLVLDPAQRTDSDDALNHDFFWSDPMPSDLKNMLSTHNTSMFEYLAPPRRRGHMPQQPANQNRNPATTSQTEFDRVF
- the cdk9 gene encoding cyclin-dependent kinase 9 isoform X2, translated to MQRDKTGNAAGAEKEVFKAKHRQTGKKVALKKVLMENEKEGFPITALREIKILQLLKHENVVNLIEICRTKATQFNRYKGSIYLVFDFCEHDLAGLLSNANVKFTLAEIKKVMQMLLNGLYYIHRNKILHRDMKAANVLITRDGVLKLADFGLARAFSLAKNSQGNRYTNRVVTLWYRPPELLLGERDYGPPIDLWGAGCIMAEMWTRSPIMQGNTEQHQLTLISQLCGSITAEVWPGVDKKYELYQKMELPKGQKRKVKDRLKAYVKDPYALDLIDKLLVLDPAQRTDSDDALNHDFFWSDPMPSDLKNMLSTHNTSMFEYLAPPRRRGHMPQQPANQNRNPATTSQTEFDRVF